The segment CTTAAAGCATATACTGTTAACACATAGATTTGTGTGTGACAAAAGCTTTGGCTTGATGTTCTTCTTCTGCTCTTGATTGGCCTCCACGTCTTGTTTTTTTACTTGCAGTGATATTGATATTGACTGCCAATTAGAACATAAAAATCCATAAGTGGATCGTTTTTCAGAAGGGAGTCTATCCTTGTATACATAAAGTAActgaatatttttttccatcttCATATAATACATCATGTTTTAGATGTATGTCAATGTATCTTAGAATGAGAATTATTGCCTTTGAAGTCTGACGGAGCTTGTTGAACTAAGTAACAACactaatataaaatgaaatattgaGTTGTATTACTGTAGAATAGTTGAACTTGCCAAACTTaccaaaaataattagtttaatgTGTCTTGGAATGTTAGGGGACTGAATTTGTGGTAGAAAGAGGAGGCTAATTAGAAATATTCTACACACGTGGAAAGTTGATGTAGTGTATTTCCAGGTAACAAAGCTAATCTGGGATTATCACAGAGATAGTAAAGGAAGTCTGGGGTAACAATTGGGTAAATCATATACAATTGGAAGCCAGCGAGGGCATTGTTATTATGTAGGATAAATGAGAATAGGATGGAGAAAATAAGTACTGTTGGCATATATTCTCTTTCGAATAGCTTCACGGGAAAGAATCAAGACTCCAGTCGGCATCTAACTGGGGTTTATGCCGCAAATGACAGACATGAGCGGGAAGTTGGTGTTGCTAGGGGGTTGTGTGAAGGACCCTGGGTACTCTCCACGGATTTTAACACATCCATACACACCTCCGAGAAGAATTTGTTACAGAATAAACAAAGCAATGACTGATTTCTCTGACTTATTGAAGATATGGAATTGGTGGATCTGTAGCTGATAGGGGGAAAGTTTGGTGTGAACAAAAACTAATTGATCAAACAGAAGATACTTTTGATGTTTTACACTATTTATAAGAGCAATAAATAGATGCCCAAGTTGTAAGTTGTAATACTTTTGAAGGGGAACTGCATATTGTTTTTGATGTAGTTACACATGTGGATATTTAGATTAAGTGTACTGACAATATTAAAATCTATTCTAACTAGTTGATATTTTGTATATGGATCTTTTTCTTATATTGTGTCTTATTTTAGCTAAGTCCGCATTAACTCCATGAAATTGTAAATCTTCTGAGGCAACTTCTTTCCATGTAATTTAAAGTCTATCTTGTCCACTTTTAAACACTTCCACTCACCATAGTTTCACACCTCCGGGTCGATGCAGGTCATGACCAAAATCAACCCAAGCACATCCAACATTTTTGATCTTATCGAATCTTGTATTCCTGAACATCACCAATCTATTGGCTACCAGCTATCCATCAATTCAAGTAGTAGGTAGCTCTATCCGTCCAAATTAGTGGGGAAAGAATTCACCTTGTATGTTCTGTGCTAGAATTTGAACCTTGAAACTCAAGGTTCTTACCACCTCTAAGTCACCCCCTTAGGGGCCTAATGGAAGTAGATCTTTAACTaaactttttcttttgcttttgtgaaatttttggaGGTTATGTGAGTGTGTATGGCTATTGGTTATTACAGTTGCTTGCTTAGTCTTTGAAAGTATTAGATTGTTGCTGAGCATGTGGTACTATATGCAGACTGTCTTATGATAAAGATGtgtatatttattattctttgaTATATATGTGAATTTGTTTTGACAGCGTTTACTATGTTGTAGGTTCCATGTGGATAAAATGTCATCAGCCCATGTTTATTTGAGATTGAACAAGGGTCAAACATTTGATGATATACCTGAAGGTGTATTGGAAGATTGTGCTCAACTTGTCAAGGCGAATTCTATCCAAGGTAAATATTTCTATCCCGTAAATGTAACACCTTATTCATAGGTTGATGACTTAGAAATACCCTTCCGaccaaaaagaataaaaaaggaaaaatggaaaagaagcGTCATTGTACCTGCCTTAAGATCTTTGGTGAGACATGTTTTTTGGCACACTAGAATCCTCTTTTGGAGTAGACATGATACGTTCTCAATGTGAAGCggtttatgtttatgttaaaaAGACTATTGAAGTTATATGTTAGTACATGCCATAGATTCACCTGTATTGTACGTGTTACCTCTAATACTCTTACACAAGTAGTTCTTGTACATTGTTATTAGATTAAGTAGGCATTTTGGACATGCAATTATCATAATTTCAGATTCTCCAAAAAGCAGGATTTGGGGTTCCTAAttgtgatataatttttttaaaatgtaaaacatatccataagtttatattttgtgaaaaaagaCTCTTAGTTGTAATTAGTGCGAACAAAAGACTTGTGTTCAGCGTGAAGAGGTTGTCCATACCAAATGAAAGTATTGTACTAAAGAATAACACGTTTTGTAGAGGAGGCAGTATCCTTAGTAGATCTTATATGTTTTTTCTAACTGTTAGGATTTCATAATGGGATATGTTGTCCTCTCTCTCTGTATTTATGGTATTGGCACTATCCGCTTGCCTTTTTCTTTAATACTCAAGTTACcattctttaaaatattaaagaataactAGTTACTACTATTGTTGACTAGTTgatctttataaaattatgtgtatCTGTAAGTTAGTAATCGCAAACATTCCAATACTATCCTCTTGCCATTTTCTTTAATACATCAAGTTAtcattctaaaaaataataaagaataactAGTTACTACTATTGTTGACTAGTTgatctttataaaattatgtgtatttgaAAGTTAAATAATGCTTGcaaacattactttataaaaggAACATAGAGTTATGTGATTTATCATTGCTGCCCCTTAGGATATTCCAGTATCTTGTTTATGAACTATCGtttgttcatttttaaaaatgtggAACAATTAGAGAAATTTTGATAGTTCACACAACTTGTGggtttttcatttttatgaaaaaaatacaacttAAGAAATCCAAAATGCTTGTGATTTCAAATCATGTTCAAACAGGGTCTCAAGTCAACAAGTTCTCCTTTCACATGATATGAGGACCTCCATGATTTTCATGAAGACCTAGTAGCTTTTGCCTAAGGCTGCATACCCGTGTTAAAACTTCTCGTTCTTCCTCAAATTTGCTAGCTTTCCAATTTTTGGTCACTGTTCCAGCTgcattatttcttcttttcaatTGCTTTATATCTTTTTCTTCTAATCATTTCAGATTTACCTCTCTTTCTCATCTCTTCCAAATTAGTATTCGATCTTTCACTGTCATTTTTCATGTAATAGTCTAGTCAACTCATGCCACATTTAATATTAGCATCTAGTCTGCTGAGACGTCATCCTCAAGTCAAGGGACGTTTATTGTTCAGTCAGTTGAAAGGTCATAATCACCATCCAGCTTCTGTTGCCTGTCTAGTGAGACATTCAATTAGTCTTATCAGCAAGACATCACTATGCAGCGGTCCTCTCTTGTCAGCATCTTGGTAATGTCACATTGTAATCATTGTTCAGTCAGCACTTTGTCAGATCCATGTCTTTTTCGCAATACATTACTTTTCTGACGCTCCTCCGGCATCACATTGTTTCCTAGTGGCAAGTCACTTTCCAATGTGGATGTATAATTCTAGTTGTTTCACCACCTTGCATTTGAAGTAGTATGTCGATAGGCAAAAGGATCAATCAAGTTGCTTTAAGAATATATCTAAATGCACAAAATCTTTGAGTTCAGTGAATTTAAGTAGGAGATGTTGCAGAACATTACATTATATGGACATCGTcgaatattatatatttgacaGTAAAATATTTACTTGCCTCGAGACATATATACTACcttgatataaaaaaaagaaggtaaaaTAACAGCTTAACTTATTGCAAGTAACCTAGGAGTAACTATATAAAAGACTTTTCTCATTTATTGTttctaaattaaaagaataatttctttgtctatttttttttaaaagaaacacTACGGGAGGTCTACCTTAGAGTCACATATCATGGCTATTCATGTGCCTTGATGCATATTTACAGTTGGACATGTTTGGCTTGGTTAATTGACCCTTTTTATCTGTCAAGGGgaatgtattatttaatttttattctgtTGTAATGTTACTGTCAGCATATATGCTCGTAATTGTACATGAAATTCCGTATAACATTTAAATCAATAATCTAGGTTTAAAGAATATGTTGAGACTGCTATTTGGGTAACTTTTCTTTATCCTCTACCCTgtcaatttatttaaatgtctTGGCAATTTGACCTTATTTTGGCAGGAAACAAGGTAAACAATGTCGATGTTGTTTATACTCCATGGCAAAACCTTAAGAAGACTGCCTCAATGGATGTTGGGCAAGTTAGCTTCCACAACCCAAAAATGGTGAgcattttcatgcatttaacatgtttttgcTTTAACTAACGTGTGCAGGTTTAGAAATTCGAATGTTTTCCTGTGGTTGTGGAATTTTTTTCGGCGGTGGgaggttttgtttttattgttgatgTGAAAGTTAATATATATCATGATTTTTTATTAGGTTCGTACCGTGAGGGTTGAGAAGCGAATAAATGAGATAGTCAATAGATTAAACCGTACAAAGGTGGAAAGGAAGCCCGACTTGAAAGGTAAGTTGCACATTCTGCATATTAGTTTTATTATGAGTAACCTGCAAAGGCTTAGAGAATTGTTTGCTGGAAAAATAATAACTACCTATTCTATTTCAACGCATGAAAGTTTCCATTTCTTAGGGTTTCTCGATGTCTGATGCACTTCTacaaataaaagtaacaacAGCATACCCACTGTGGTCCCACaagtggggtggggtggggtgtgTGTGTGCGCAGACATTACCCCTACCTTTGTGGGGCAGAGAGGTTGTTTTGGAAGACCCTCTTCTCAAGAATCATATTTCAGAAcagatttgaaaaaataaactagAGTAAATAAGCTATGATGAAAATAGCTGAGAAAGAAAAGTACTAACAGCAAAATGGTAAAGATATCGAAAGTAAAAGTAACAACAGTAGTAATTAAACTGAAGAGTACAGTTATGCtagcaaattaataatattattacttgTAAGGGGGCAGAAAGGTGCTCCGACCTACTACTGTGCTCTACCACTGGGAAGAGTGAAATTGCTCGACTACTTACTAACCGTCTACCCTAATCCTCAACTTCTTTGCGTTCCTATTTAGTGTCATGTCCTCTCCCCAATTTTCGCAAATACTAAGATTGAAACTTATTAAGCACTAGTAGCTAAACTTCTGATGTCCTTGTCAAATGTATGGTCAATCTATCGAAGTTAAAACTTTTAAGGCTCCTGCTAGTTAAACTGGGTTTGTTAAAGTGGAATATAGGGAGGAGAATCTTCTTTTTTGATTGGTGTAAACACATTAGTTTCTTGTTAAAAGGAAATACAGTTTCTCTGTACTACTTCCCCTATTTCCCCTTCCTCTAAATGAGAGTCTAGATATTTATCTTGTGCAACAGTTCAGTAGTGATAAACCTTCTTGTTTGTGTTTTTAGCTGAGCGGGAGGCCGTCAATGCAGCTGAAAGGGCGGAGAGGAAGCAGCAGCTTAGGGAGAAGGTAAGAGTATCTTTTCTTGGaaagaagggttaagtatgcTTGCTGAAAGTTTGAAACATGGGAACTGAACAGCACAAGGCATGCTGATGTATTATATTTCTGGGAAAATCAAGATATAGTGGGGAAATGTCCACAGAAATATATGGCCTTACCCAGTCCGAATGACCTGCAAACCTGGAATCTGCACCTTATTGAACATGTGTAACCTGTCTCTTTTTAAGTTTGTGGACCTGACTTGGTAAAAAGACTGATGATCACTAGTTCTATGTAGATTTTTTAATTGGGATCTAATATAAGGACTAGACTAGGTTGTTGGTTATTATACTGGGATGGTGGGATCTGATATAGCCTATCTTTGCACATCTTTATAGTCTATAATTACTTCCCCTGTATTTTTATAGAGTGATATAGTACTCTGGAGAAAATTGCTCAACTTGATACAAAAATTGACGTCCTCGATTAATAAGTATGGAATGGGGAAGTCAAGAAAGATAAGTTTTACAATCATATAGCCTTTTGCTTTTTAGTATCTTGTGCTTTAGGGTAGGTTCTTTAGTTTTACTTCATGCCATGCTTGCTTTAAGTTGTAGCTTTTCCTGCTGCTACAGTTTCTTACATATGCAGTCGAACGTCTTTATCCAGCTTTGAATGTTTTAGTGCATTCTGATGTACATGTTTATCtcatatctttttgttttggATGATCAGAAACGAAGAGAGGATATGGATAGGCTTGAAAAGGAAAGACAGGCTGAAATGAGGAGCTACAAAAATTTGATGGTTGCTGATAAGATGACATCTAACAAAGACATTGCGTCAGCTAACAAGTCCCTGCAAGAGATGGAGGAAGACTTCATGTGAAATGCAAAATCAAATGGATTTAATTGTTTCAATCGCTGCCATGTTTACAAAATACTGAATGAGAAGCTGCTTAAGAAGAATGCagagaagaaaaaggaagatAGGGGGCTGGGGCATCGGGGTGAGGTGATCTTTTGAAATGTTGTGTGTTCTTTTGAAACAATTATGATCCTTTATTGAACATGATCAAATTGATCTTTGTAGGCCTGAACCTGTTTGTTAATAAGGGGGGTATAGGAGCCATATGGGTTGGAGTTCAAGGAGAAGCTTACTTGTAAAACCAGTGTTTTTGAATTTAATGGTGAAGATGACTTGTTATGATTAGGAGGAGCacttaattgtttttctttcgCTCTCTTTTTGAATTACATATTGAGTGCAGCTTCTTATTAGTCAGCTTGCATATGTGGTCTCTTACATGGTACATCTTGAAAAAGGGATGTTACAGAACCCCAAGAGTCAATTGTTGGAATGGTAGGAAAAGATTTGGCCCTCAGTTCTACTTAacattcattttctatatgCTTGCCTTCCAGGTGCTTTGAAAGAAAAGAGTGGATCCAACCAACATTGTCTTAACTATGATGAAAGGTTTTAACTTGCATTGGTGCCAGTGGATAGTTAGTAGTTTCTGGTTCACATAGGTGATGTGGTGTCTCAAGAGTTTGTGGTGTAACCTAGAAAGAAATGGAGAGATATTGAGGAAAGTGGAAGCCATGAGTAGTCATGTTGTGAAAAATCTAAGATAAAGAGTAGGGAAGGCAACTTTCACCATGGACATTTCAAGTTCATTCCCTCCTCTTCGTCCACCCAACATTCACCCCTTGACCATCCCAACCCACATTACTATTGAACCTCCACTCTCAATCCACTATTGTATTCTGttagattatatataaatattgttacaaaaatatgttttacttatttaccaaatactataaaataagtaagaaattcACTTCTTTACCATGAAAAATATGTTTCTTCACACTAAACATGTCATactgtgaagaaaaatattgagtCCTACCTCAATTTCTAAAAGATAGCTCATGAGGGAGGACTATCCAAAGATGGCATAAGGACCTAACTGCCCGCTGATAACTCCTTCGTGCTCAAGATTGGACATTTGGAGTATGGACAATATAAGGTCACTGCCCAACATAAGATCCAACAATGAATTGGGTTGAATCTAATTCTACCATGTCAAGAAATGAATCTTAGTTTAACTCAATCTAACTCTGCATGGTACGCCGTTCATATCGTACTCAAATGAATTTGGCTCTAATATCATGTTAACAAAATAGATCTTGATttaattcaacttcaaaaaattaACTCGTGAGGAGAAGATTGCACAAATCATATAACGAGAGCAAGGACTCAACTACCCATAGATGTGGAGCTCAACACCAACATGTGTGCTAATTTTCCTCACTCTTTTTTGTCGCATGACACATTTGTTTTTTGATGTGGCATTTTTACAAGGCAAACTTAACAACAAGCTCCTTTTGGGTTAATCATCAACAATTCgttacaatttttctttttttcaatttatatcaCTTATAATTCTTTTCGTTATTGTATCATATTAGTTACATAAGttatcaattaaaatcatattatctTCCATTTAGCTAGTaaagtttatatataaattcttccttgaatgatttaaaatgttttgaagaatataaagaTTTTCGAGAATTTGTTAAATGAAGTTCCATCAAtttgttatatgaattaaagTGATTCCATTGAATAGTCcaatagtttttgaatatctaaattgttgtttaaaatattacattaatataatctaatttaattttaaaaattaatcaaattgactttcaaaaaacacaatatgacaaataaaaatagacagagggagtataattttattattatatgaagatGATCCTTAcccaatacaaataaaaaaagatatatcaaataaaattaaaaaaatatatactttatcAATCTTTTTGTTTTCAATCACAATCTTTAATAAAATGTAAACATGATTGattgctattttttttaatctcttaAATACAAAGTGATGTTCTCATTATGATGATTAAAATACGTAAAGTTTGTAAAAGTTATTAAccatgcaaataaaaaattatcacaatatagatatatttttttctaataagaTTTTAACATGTTGTTGAGTGttataagataataaaattatagtGATTGTCTATAACTACTAAGAAGTTACTTCCTCTATCATTCTCCATCATGTATAGTTAATCCTCCATTACTCTTCCGTCTTTACCATTACAAATTTAACTCTCACACTATTTAACCTCCCTCCTAATTATCatgattaatattatattataacaatgtttttatatatcttaATAAAACACTAT is part of the Solanum pennellii chromosome 8, SPENNV200 genome and harbors:
- the LOC107029006 gene encoding coiled-coil domain-containing protein 25 → MVFYFKARPETGDYTIFMGLDKYENEELIKFGFPEDIWFHVDKMSSAHVYLRLNKGQTFDDIPEGVLEDCAQLVKANSIQGNKVNNVDVVYTPWQNLKKTASMDVGQVSFHNPKMVRTVRVEKRINEIVNRLNRTKVERKPDLKAEREAVNAAERAERKQQLREKKRREDMDRLEKERQAEMRSYKNLMVADKMTSNKDIASANKSLQEMEEDFM